A genomic stretch from Canis lupus baileyi chromosome 3, mCanLup2.hap1, whole genome shotgun sequence includes:
- the ROBO3 gene encoding roundabout homolog 3 isoform X4: MLRYLLKTLLQMNLFADSLAGDISNSSDLLFGFNSSVAALNHSLLPPGDPSFNASRVEPEDAMPRIVEQPPDLLVSRGEPATLPCRAEGRPRPNIEWYKNGARVATAREDPRAHRLLLPSGALFFPRIVHGRRARPDEGVYTCVARNYLGAAASRNASLEVAVLRDDFRQSPGNVVVAVGEPAVMECVPPRGHPEPSVSWKKDSARLREEEGRITIRGGKLMMSHTLKSDAGMYVCVASNMAGERESGAAELVVLERPSFLRRPVNQVVLADAPVDFPCEVQGDPPPRLRWRKEDGELPTGRYEIRSDHSLWIGRVTAADEGTYTCVAENSVGRAEASGSLSVHVPPQLVTQPQDQMAAPGESVAFQCETKGNPPPAIFWQKEGSQVLLFPSQPLQPKGRFSVSPRGQLNITDVQSGDAGYYVCQAVSVAGSVLAKALLEVKRASSLDGLPPIILQGPANQTLALGSPVWLPCRVTGNPQPSVRWKKDGQWLQGDDLQLNLMANGTLYIASVQEMDLGFYSCVAKSSMGEATWSSWLRRREDWGVSPEPPTEPSTPPGPPSQPVVTEITKNSITLTWKPNPQAGATVTSYVIEAFSQAAGNTWRTVADGVQLETHTVSGLQPNTIYLFLVRAVGAWGLSEPSPVSEPIRTQDSNPSRPVEDPWRGQRGLAEVAVHVQEPVVLGLRTLQVSWTVDGPVQLVQGFRVSWRVAGPDGGSWTVLDLQSPSQQSTVLRGLPPGTQIQIKVQAQGQEGLGPESPFVTRSIPEEAPSGPPQGVTVALGGEGNSSVTVSWEPPLPSQQNGVIKEYQIWCLGNESRFHLNRSAAGWARSAVLRGLLPGLLYRTRVAAATSAGVGVASVPVSVQLRESRAGRGRAGPGHRGSGRAWSRAHGPGPLTPLAPTASPPESEPGLEVRPGLAERLARVLRAPAFLAGSGAACGALLLALCAVLYRRRRQRKELSHYTASFAYTPAVSFPHSEGLSGASSRPPMGLGPAPYPWLADSWPHPSRSPSAPEPRGSCCPSNPDPDDRYYNEAGISLYLAQTARGTAAPTEGPVYSTIDPAGEELQTFHGGFPPNPSGDPGAWSQYAPPEWSQGDSGARGGKVKLLGKAVQMPSLNWPEALPPPPPSCELSCLEGPEEDLEGSSEPEEWCPPMSERSHLTEPSSTGGCLVPPSQGEAPSPTSSYGQQSTATLTPSPPDPPQPPTDIPHLHQMPRRVPLGPSSPLSVSQPTLSSHEGRPAGLGAGPTASHHLNPSPVPSTASSAPGRTRQVPGEMTPPLQGPRARIRKPKAVPYRREHSPGGLSPDLPPPPLPPPEEETSWALGLRAAGSMSSLERERERSGERMVQAGLLGAQRGPHLDEEAWLPYSRPSFLSRGQGPNTCSTAGSNSSRGSGSSRGSRGPGRSRSRSRSQSQRPGQKCGEEPR, from the exons ATGCTGCGCTACCTGCTGAAGACACTGCTGCAGATGAACTTGTTCGCGGACTCCCTGGCGGGGGACATCTCCAACTCCAGCGACCTGCTCTTCGGCTTCAACTCCTCGGTGGCGGCGCTCAACCACAGCCTGCTGCCCCCCGGCGACCCCTCTTTCAACG CGTCAAGGGTCGAGCCGGAGGACGCGATGCCGCGCATCGTGGAGCAGCCGCCAGATCTGCTGGTGTCCCGGGGCGAGCCGGCCACGCTGCCCTGCCGCGCCGAGGGCCGGCCCCGGCCCAACATCGAGTGGTACAAGAACGGCGCGCGGGTGGCCACTGCGCGCGAGGACCCGCGCGCGCACCGCCTGCTGCTGCCCAGCGGCGCCCTCTTCTTCCCCCGCATCGTGCACGGGCGCCGCGCGCGCCCCGACGAGGGTGTCTACACTTGCGTGGCGCGCAACTACCTGGGGGCAGCGGCCAGCAGAAATGCCTCGCTGGAAGTGGCGG TCCTCCGTGATGATTTCCGGCAGTCTCCTGGAAacgtggtggtggcagtgggcgAGCCAGCGGTGATGGAATGCGTTCCCCCCCGTGGCCACCCGGAGCCTTCCGTGTCCTGGAAGAAGGACAGTGCAAGactcagagaggaggagggaaggatcACG ATTCGTGGAGGGAAGCTGATGATGTCACATACACTCAAGAGTGATGCGGGGATGTATGTGTGCGTGGCCTCCAACATGGCAGGAGAACGGGAGAGTGGGGCAGCTGAACTTGTGGTACTGG AGCGACCCTCATTCCTGCGTAGACCAGTCAACCAGGTGGTCCTGGCAGATGCCCCCGTGGATTTCCCATGTGAGGTGCAGGGAGATCCCCCACCCCGTCTACGCTGGCGCAAGGAGGATGGGGAACTGCCCACCGGCAG GTATGAGATCCGGAGTGACCACAGCCTTTGGATCGGCCGCGTGACTGCCGCCGACGAGGGGACCTACACCTGTGTGGCTGAGAACAGCGTGGGCCGCGCCGAAGCATCTGGCTCCCTCAGTGTTCACG TCCCACCCCAGCTGGTGACCCAGCCGCAGGACCAGATGGCAGCTCCTGGAGAGAGTGTGGCTTTCCAATGCGAGACCAAAGGAAACCCCCCACCTGCCATCTTCTGGCAGAAGGAGGGAAGTCAG GTTCTACTTTTCCCCAGCCAGCCGCTTCAGCCCAAGGGgcgcttctctgtgtctcccagaggCCAGCTCAACATTACGGATGTGCAGAGCGGGGATGCTGGCTACTACGTGTGTCAGGCCGTTAGTGTGGCCGGGAGCGTCCTGGCTAAGGCCCTGCTGGAGGTAAAAAGAG cctcctccttgGATGGGCTGCCTCCTATCATCCTCCAGGGACCAGCCAATCAGACGCTGGCACTTGGCTCCCCTGTGTGGCTGCCATGCAGAGTGACCGGGAACCCTCAACCGAGTGTCCGATGGAAGAAGGATGGGCAGTGGCTGCAGGGGGACGACCTCCAGCTCAACCTAATGGCCAATGGTACGCTGTACATCGCCAGCGTGCAG GAGATGGACCTGGGTTTCTACAGCTGTGTGGCCAAGAGTTCCATGGGGGAGGCCACATGGAGCAGCTGGCTTAGGAGGCGGG AAGATTGGGGAGTATCACCAGAGCCCCCTACAGAACCCAGTACCCCTCCAGGGCCTCCCTCTCAGCCAGTGGTCACTGAGATCACCAAGAACAGCATTACCCTGACCTGGAAGCCCAACCCGCAGGCGGGGGCCACAGTCACCTCTTATGTGATAGAGGCCTTCAG CCAAGCAGCTGGCAACACGTGGCGGACAGTGGCAGATGGTGTGCAGCTGGAGACACACACGGTCAGTGGTCTGCAGCCCAACACCATCTATCTGTTTCTGGTGCGAGCTGTGGGAGCCTGGGGCCTCAGTGAGCCCAGCCCCGTCTCTGAGCCCATCCGCACCCAGG ACAGCAACCCATCCAGGCCAGTGGAGGACCCATGGAGAGGCCAGCGGGGACTGGCTGAAGTGGCTGTGCATGTGCAGGAGCCCGTAGTCCTTGGGCTCCGGACCTTGCAGGTGTCCTGGACT GTAGATGGCCCAGTCCAGCTGGTGCAAGGTTTCCGGGTGTCTTGGAGGGTAGCAGGTCCTGATGGGGGAAGCTGGACAGTACTGGACCTACAGTCCCCAAGCCAGCAAAGTACTGTGCTAAGAGGACTCCCCCCAGGGACCCAAATTCAGATCAAAGTGCAAGCCcaaggccaggaggggctggggcctgaAAGTCCCTTTGTGACCAGGAGCATTCCGGAGGAAG CCCCCAGTGGCCCCCCCCAGGGAGTGACAGTGGCCTTGGGGGGTGAAGGCAACAGCAGTGTCACGGTGTCCTGggaacctcccctcccctcccagcaaaATGGGGTGATCAAGGAATACCAG ATCTGGTGCCTGGGCAATGAGAGCCGCTTCCACCTCAACCGGTCTGCGGCAGGCTGGGCACGCTCCGCCGTGCTCCGGGGACTGCTGCCCGGCCTTCTCTACCGGACCCGGGTCGCGGCGGCCACCAGCGCCGGCGTGGGCGTGGCCAGCGTCCCGGTGTCGGTGCAGCTGCGTGAGTCCCGAGCTGGGAgagggcgggccgggccggggcacCGGGGGTCTGGGCGCGCCTGGTCCCGGGCCCACGGCCCCGGCCCGCTCACCCCTCTGGCCCCCACAGCCTCCCCGCCGGAGTCGGAGCCCGGGCTCGAGGTGCGCCCGGGGCTGGCGGAGCGCCTGGCCAGGGTGCTGCGGGCGCCTGCCTTCCTGGCGGGCAGCGGGGCCGCCTGCGGGGCGCTGCTGCTCGCGCTCTGCGCCGTCCTCTACCGGCGCCGGAGGCAGCGCAAGGAGCTCAGTCACTACACCG CCTCCTTTGCCTACACACCGGCAG TGTCCTTCCCACACTCAGAGGGCCTCTCTGGAGCCAGTTCCAG GCCACCCATgggcctcggccccgccccctacCCTTGGCTGGCCGACTCGTGGCCCCACCCATCTCGAAGCCCCTcagccccggagcccaggggGAGCTGCTGCCCCAGCAATCCTGACCCAGACGACAGATATTACAATG aAGCAGGGATCTCCCTGTACCTGGCTCAGACGGCCCGAGGCACTGCCGCCCCTACAGAGGGTCCTGTCTACAGCACCATTGACCCAGCTGGGGAGGAGCTGCAGACCTTCCACGGGGGGTTCCCCCCAAATCCCTCGGGGGACCCAGGCGCCTGGAGCCAATATGCTCCTCCAGAATGGAGCCAGGGGGACAGTG GAGCCAGGGGAGGCAAAGTAAAGCTTCTGGGAAAAGCTGTGCAGATGCCCTCTCTCAACTGGCCGGAAGCCCTGCCACCACCTCCCCCTTCCTGTGAACTGAGCTGCCTAGAGGGGCCTGAGGAAGATCTGGAAGGCAG CTCAGAGCCAGAAGAGTGGTGCCCACCAATGTCTGAGAGGAGCCATCTGACAGAGCCCAGCTCCACTGGAGGGTGCTTGGTCCCTCCATCCCAAGGGGAAGCCCCCTCTCCCACATCTTCCTATGGACAGCAGTCCACAGCTACTCTTACCCCCTCACCTCCtgaccctccccagccccccactgACATCCCCCATCTCCACCAGATGCCCAG GAGGGTGCCCCTGGGGCCAAGTTCCCCTCTCAGTGTATCCCAGCCCACTCTGAGTAGCCATGAAGGGAGGCCTGCTGGCCTGGGTGCTGGCCCCACAGCCTCCCATCACCTCAACCCCAGTCCTGTCCCTAGTACAGCCAGCAGTGCCCCAG GGAGAACCCGGCAGGTGCCTGGGGAGATGACCCCTCCGCTTCAAGGGCCCCGGGCCCGAATCCGGAAGCCCAAGGCTGTTCCCTACCGGCGGGAGCACAGTCCTGGCG
- the ROBO3 gene encoding roundabout homolog 3 isoform X6 has protein sequence MLRYLLKTLLQMNLFADSLAGDISNSSDLLFGFNSSVAALNHSLLPPGDPSFNASRVEPEDAMPRIVEQPPDLLVSRGEPATLPCRAEGRPRPNIEWYKNGARVATAREDPRAHRLLLPSGALFFPRIVHGRRARPDEGVYTCVARNYLGAAASRNASLEVAVLRDDFRQSPGNVVVAVGEPAVMECVPPRGHPEPSVSWKKDSARLREEEGRITIRGGKLMMSHTLKSDAGMYVCVASNMAGERESGAAELVVLERPSFLRRPVNQVVLADAPVDFPCEVQGDPPPRLRWRKEDGELPTGRYEIRSDHSLWIGRVTAADEGTYTCVAENSVGRAEASGSLSVHVPPQLVTQPQDQMAAPGESVAFQCETKGNPPPAIFWQKEGSQVLLFPSQPLQPKGRFSVSPRGQLNITDVQSGDAGYYVCQAVSVAGSVLAKALLEVKRASSLDGLPPIILQGPANQTLALGSPVWLPCRVTGNPQPSVRWKKDGQWLQGDDLQLNLMANGTLYIASVQEMDLGFYSCVAKSSMGEATWSSWLRRREDWGVSPEPPTEPSTPPGPPSQPVVTEITKNSITLTWKPNPQAGATVTSYVIEAFSQAAGNTWRTVADGVQLETHTVSGLQPNTIYLFLVRAVGAWGLSEPSPVSEPIRTQDSNPSRPVEDPWRGQRGLAEVAVHVQEPVVLGLRTLQVSWTVDGPVQLVQGFRVSWRVAGPDGGSWTVLDLQSPSQQSTVLRGLPPGTQIQIKVQAQGQEGLGPESPFVTRSIPEEAPSGPPQGVTVALGGEGNSSVTVSWEPPLPSQQNGVIKEYQIWCLGNESRFHLNRSAAGWARSAVLRGLLPGLLYRTRVAAATSAGVGVASVPVSVQLPSPPESEPGLEVRPGLAERLARVLRAPAFLAGSGAACGALLLALCAVLYRRRRQRKELSHYTASFAYTPAVSFPHSEGLSGASSRPPMGLGPAPYPWLADSWPHPSRSPSAPEPRGSCCPSNPDPDDRYYNEAGISLYLAQTARGTAAPTEGPVYSTIDPAGEELQTFHGGFPPNPSGDPGAWSQYAPPEWSQGDSGARGGKVKLLGKAVQMPSLNWPEALPPPPPSCELSCLEGPEEDLEGSSEPEEWCPPMSERSHLTEPSSTGGCLVPPSQGEAPSPTSSYGQQSTATLTPSPPDPPQPPTDIPHLHQMPRRVPLGPSSPLSVSQPTLSSHEGRPAGLGAGPTASHHLNPSPVPSTASSAPGRTRQVPGEMTPPLQGPRARIRKPKAVPYRREHSPGDLPPPPLPPPEEETSWALGLRAAGSMSSLERERERSGERMVQAGLLGAQRGPHLDEEAWLPYSRPSFLSRGQGPNTCSTAGSNSSRGSGSSRGSRGPGRSRSRSRSQSQRPGQKCGEVRAREPR, from the exons ATGCTGCGCTACCTGCTGAAGACACTGCTGCAGATGAACTTGTTCGCGGACTCCCTGGCGGGGGACATCTCCAACTCCAGCGACCTGCTCTTCGGCTTCAACTCCTCGGTGGCGGCGCTCAACCACAGCCTGCTGCCCCCCGGCGACCCCTCTTTCAACG CGTCAAGGGTCGAGCCGGAGGACGCGATGCCGCGCATCGTGGAGCAGCCGCCAGATCTGCTGGTGTCCCGGGGCGAGCCGGCCACGCTGCCCTGCCGCGCCGAGGGCCGGCCCCGGCCCAACATCGAGTGGTACAAGAACGGCGCGCGGGTGGCCACTGCGCGCGAGGACCCGCGCGCGCACCGCCTGCTGCTGCCCAGCGGCGCCCTCTTCTTCCCCCGCATCGTGCACGGGCGCCGCGCGCGCCCCGACGAGGGTGTCTACACTTGCGTGGCGCGCAACTACCTGGGGGCAGCGGCCAGCAGAAATGCCTCGCTGGAAGTGGCGG TCCTCCGTGATGATTTCCGGCAGTCTCCTGGAAacgtggtggtggcagtgggcgAGCCAGCGGTGATGGAATGCGTTCCCCCCCGTGGCCACCCGGAGCCTTCCGTGTCCTGGAAGAAGGACAGTGCAAGactcagagaggaggagggaaggatcACG ATTCGTGGAGGGAAGCTGATGATGTCACATACACTCAAGAGTGATGCGGGGATGTATGTGTGCGTGGCCTCCAACATGGCAGGAGAACGGGAGAGTGGGGCAGCTGAACTTGTGGTACTGG AGCGACCCTCATTCCTGCGTAGACCAGTCAACCAGGTGGTCCTGGCAGATGCCCCCGTGGATTTCCCATGTGAGGTGCAGGGAGATCCCCCACCCCGTCTACGCTGGCGCAAGGAGGATGGGGAACTGCCCACCGGCAG GTATGAGATCCGGAGTGACCACAGCCTTTGGATCGGCCGCGTGACTGCCGCCGACGAGGGGACCTACACCTGTGTGGCTGAGAACAGCGTGGGCCGCGCCGAAGCATCTGGCTCCCTCAGTGTTCACG TCCCACCCCAGCTGGTGACCCAGCCGCAGGACCAGATGGCAGCTCCTGGAGAGAGTGTGGCTTTCCAATGCGAGACCAAAGGAAACCCCCCACCTGCCATCTTCTGGCAGAAGGAGGGAAGTCAG GTTCTACTTTTCCCCAGCCAGCCGCTTCAGCCCAAGGGgcgcttctctgtgtctcccagaggCCAGCTCAACATTACGGATGTGCAGAGCGGGGATGCTGGCTACTACGTGTGTCAGGCCGTTAGTGTGGCCGGGAGCGTCCTGGCTAAGGCCCTGCTGGAGGTAAAAAGAG cctcctccttgGATGGGCTGCCTCCTATCATCCTCCAGGGACCAGCCAATCAGACGCTGGCACTTGGCTCCCCTGTGTGGCTGCCATGCAGAGTGACCGGGAACCCTCAACCGAGTGTCCGATGGAAGAAGGATGGGCAGTGGCTGCAGGGGGACGACCTCCAGCTCAACCTAATGGCCAATGGTACGCTGTACATCGCCAGCGTGCAG GAGATGGACCTGGGTTTCTACAGCTGTGTGGCCAAGAGTTCCATGGGGGAGGCCACATGGAGCAGCTGGCTTAGGAGGCGGG AAGATTGGGGAGTATCACCAGAGCCCCCTACAGAACCCAGTACCCCTCCAGGGCCTCCCTCTCAGCCAGTGGTCACTGAGATCACCAAGAACAGCATTACCCTGACCTGGAAGCCCAACCCGCAGGCGGGGGCCACAGTCACCTCTTATGTGATAGAGGCCTTCAG CCAAGCAGCTGGCAACACGTGGCGGACAGTGGCAGATGGTGTGCAGCTGGAGACACACACGGTCAGTGGTCTGCAGCCCAACACCATCTATCTGTTTCTGGTGCGAGCTGTGGGAGCCTGGGGCCTCAGTGAGCCCAGCCCCGTCTCTGAGCCCATCCGCACCCAGG ACAGCAACCCATCCAGGCCAGTGGAGGACCCATGGAGAGGCCAGCGGGGACTGGCTGAAGTGGCTGTGCATGTGCAGGAGCCCGTAGTCCTTGGGCTCCGGACCTTGCAGGTGTCCTGGACT GTAGATGGCCCAGTCCAGCTGGTGCAAGGTTTCCGGGTGTCTTGGAGGGTAGCAGGTCCTGATGGGGGAAGCTGGACAGTACTGGACCTACAGTCCCCAAGCCAGCAAAGTACTGTGCTAAGAGGACTCCCCCCAGGGACCCAAATTCAGATCAAAGTGCAAGCCcaaggccaggaggggctggggcctgaAAGTCCCTTTGTGACCAGGAGCATTCCGGAGGAAG CCCCCAGTGGCCCCCCCCAGGGAGTGACAGTGGCCTTGGGGGGTGAAGGCAACAGCAGTGTCACGGTGTCCTGggaacctcccctcccctcccagcaaaATGGGGTGATCAAGGAATACCAG ATCTGGTGCCTGGGCAATGAGAGCCGCTTCCACCTCAACCGGTCTGCGGCAGGCTGGGCACGCTCCGCCGTGCTCCGGGGACTGCTGCCCGGCCTTCTCTACCGGACCCGGGTCGCGGCGGCCACCAGCGCCGGCGTGGGCGTGGCCAGCGTCCCGGTGTCGGTGCAGCTGC CCTCCCCGCCGGAGTCGGAGCCCGGGCTCGAGGTGCGCCCGGGGCTGGCGGAGCGCCTGGCCAGGGTGCTGCGGGCGCCTGCCTTCCTGGCGGGCAGCGGGGCCGCCTGCGGGGCGCTGCTGCTCGCGCTCTGCGCCGTCCTCTACCGGCGCCGGAGGCAGCGCAAGGAGCTCAGTCACTACACCG CCTCCTTTGCCTACACACCGGCAG TGTCCTTCCCACACTCAGAGGGCCTCTCTGGAGCCAGTTCCAG GCCACCCATgggcctcggccccgccccctacCCTTGGCTGGCCGACTCGTGGCCCCACCCATCTCGAAGCCCCTcagccccggagcccaggggGAGCTGCTGCCCCAGCAATCCTGACCCAGACGACAGATATTACAATG aAGCAGGGATCTCCCTGTACCTGGCTCAGACGGCCCGAGGCACTGCCGCCCCTACAGAGGGTCCTGTCTACAGCACCATTGACCCAGCTGGGGAGGAGCTGCAGACCTTCCACGGGGGGTTCCCCCCAAATCCCTCGGGGGACCCAGGCGCCTGGAGCCAATATGCTCCTCCAGAATGGAGCCAGGGGGACAGTG GAGCCAGGGGAGGCAAAGTAAAGCTTCTGGGAAAAGCTGTGCAGATGCCCTCTCTCAACTGGCCGGAAGCCCTGCCACCACCTCCCCCTTCCTGTGAACTGAGCTGCCTAGAGGGGCCTGAGGAAGATCTGGAAGGCAG CTCAGAGCCAGAAGAGTGGTGCCCACCAATGTCTGAGAGGAGCCATCTGACAGAGCCCAGCTCCACTGGAGGGTGCTTGGTCCCTCCATCCCAAGGGGAAGCCCCCTCTCCCACATCTTCCTATGGACAGCAGTCCACAGCTACTCTTACCCCCTCACCTCCtgaccctccccagccccccactgACATCCCCCATCTCCACCAGATGCCCAG GAGGGTGCCCCTGGGGCCAAGTTCCCCTCTCAGTGTATCCCAGCCCACTCTGAGTAGCCATGAAGGGAGGCCTGCTGGCCTGGGTGCTGGCCCCACAGCCTCCCATCACCTCAACCCCAGTCCTGTCCCTAGTACAGCCAGCAGTGCCCCAG GGAGAACCCGGCAGGTGCCTGGGGAGATGACCCCTCCGCTTCAAGGGCCCCGGGCCCGAATCCGGAAGCCCAAGGCTGTTCCCTACCGGCGGGAGCACAGTCCTGGCG